The DNA region ACCGCACCCGAAATTTTCTCTTGTCACCAGCACGTTGATGCCGGCCAGGTCTTTTTGCGGGTCAAATCCTGCCAGATCCAGGTCTTCCATAAGATGAGGTCCCAGGACGTTCTTGTCGATTTCCGTCAGATACCGGGCCGGAATGATTTCATCCGTGTTGATGTCTGCCCGGTCCAGACACAGGGCCGTTCCGCTGAATGTGGTCATATTATGCTCCTGATAAATTCGTCTAATCCTGTTGGGCAAACAAAGGTGAATTAGCAATGGTGCCGGCCAGGGCCGTGGCCGCTGCCGTGGCCGGGCTCATGAGGTGGACCATGCCGCCTTTGCCCATGCGGCCGTTGAAATTACGATTGGTGGTGGCGGCGGCCACCTCGCCGGATGCCAGCACCCCGTTGCTCATGCCCAGGCAGGCCCCGCAGGTGGGATTGGTGACACAGAATCCGGCATCCATGAAAATCTTGATCAGCCCATCGTCCATGGCTTTAGAAAACACATCCGCCGTGGCCGGTGACACAATGGCCCGGATCGTTTCGGCGATTTTTTTCCCCTTCACCACCTGGGCCGCCACCCACAGATCTTCAATGCGGCCGTTGGTGCAGGAACCGATATACACCTGATCCACCCGTGTGCCCGCCATGTCGGACACGGGTTTGACTTGATCCGGCTTGTACCCGAAGGTGGTCAGCGGAACCAGATCCGTGACATCGATGGTTTCTTGACCGGCGTACACGGCATCGTCATCCGGGAGATACCGGGAAAAATCGGCCAGGGCCGCGTCGCGATCCGGATATTCATCCTTGATAAAGGGCCACAGATACTCCACTGTCACGGCATCCGGCCGGCAGATGCCTGACGTGGCCCCCGCTTCCACGGCCATGTTGGACAGGGTCATGCGGGATTCCATGGACATGGCATCCACAACGGGGCCGCAGAACTCGATCACCTGGTTGGTGGCACCGTTCACGGTGATCCGGCGGATCACCTCCAGGATCACATCCTTGGCAAACACCCCGGGCTGAAGGTGTCCGAAAATTTCAATTTTCAAGGTGTCCGGCTTTTTGAATGCACACACCCCTTTGAGAATCCCCACTTCCAGGTCCGTGGTGCCCACGCCGGCGGCAAATGCGCCGAACGCCCCATGGGTGCAGGTGTGGGAATCTCCCATGATAATGACAAACCCCGGACGGACAAATCCTTTTTCCGGAAACAGGGCATGGCAGACCCCGTTGCGGCCGATATCAAAAAAGTCGGTAATTTTATGGCGCCTTGCCCAGTCCCGCAGCACCTTGCCCTGCAGGGCCGTCTTGGCGTCCTTGGCCGGGGTCACGTGATCGATAACCGCCTTGATTTTATCCGGATCAAACACCCGGTCCTTGCCCCGGGCCACCAGATCCTGAATCGCGGTGGGGGTGGTGATTTCATGGCAGAACACCCGGTCCAGGCGCAGCACGGTCACACCGTCAAACGGCTGGTCCACCCGATGATCATCAAAAATTTTTTCTGCAATCGTCTTGCCCATGGCCTTCTCCTGATTCAGGTTGTTTTTTCTCCGAAATAATCTTCACCATCTGCCGGTGTCACCACCCAGTAGGCCTGAAAAAGCGTATCCGAGGTGTTGCGGATCAGATGAGGAATCTGGGAAAAGAAAGACACGGAGTCCCCGGCCTCGATCCGGTGTTCTTCATCCCCGTAAATCAGCCGGGCTGTGCCGGAAATGATGATACCCAGTTCTCTGCCCAGATGGCCGTCTTCCGCATCTCCCCGCTCCTGGCCCGGTGCCAGTTCCAGAAAAAACGCGTTAAAGGAATGATTGCCTCTGGTCTGGCTTTCCCCGCACAGTTTTTCATAGGAAAATCCCTTGCGTTTATAGATTTTCCGCTCATTTTTCCGGATGATCTCCACCTGGGACTGGGTTTCATAGTCTTTGAAGAATTTATCCGGTGATACGCCGTAGACTTCCAGCAGCTGCAGCAAGGTATCCAGAGAAGGGGAGATCCGGTTCCGTTCGATCTGGGACAGCAGGCTGGAGCTGATGCCGGCCTTGGCTGCCACATCCTTGATGGTAAAATTCCGGGTGTTTCGAATGGCCCGTAACAACGCGCCCAGTTTTGTTTTCATAATGTTATGTGTCAGATAAATAAAAGGGTTCAATATTCAGTATAATTAAGGTTAATTAAATTATACTAAAAAAAAGACCCTGTCAATCCGATTTCTCCAACACTTTCAGCCCATGGGGCTCAAACTGAGTCAGCATCTGGATAAAATCCACAACCCGGTGTTTTTCCACAAGGATGTCGTGAACGATCCATTCCCTGTACTCCGTATTCACAATAGTGGCATTGAACTGCCGGATCTGGTTCAACAGCGGGTCATTGCAGTCATAGGGCACCTGAACCCGCACCTGTTTTGCCTGGATCAGCCGGACTTTTTTAGCCGATCCCAGGGCTGCCTCCACGGCTTCGGAATAGGCCTGGATCAATCCCCGGATACCCAGCTTTACCCCGCCGTACTGCCGGGTCACCACGGCTGCCACCTGGGTCATGCGGTGGGAGGTCAGCACATTGAGCATGGGTTTGCCGGCTGTGCCGGAGGGTTCGCCGGCATCGGAACAGTGACAGGTCTGGCCCGCATCCCCCACAATATAGGCCCAGCAGTTGTGGGTCGCGGTTTTGTTGTCCCTGGAAACCGCGGTAATAAACGCTTTGGCCGCGTCAATGGTTCCGGCATGAGTCAAACGGCAGGTGAATGTGGACCGTTTGATTTTGAGCTGGGCTGTGACTATCTGGTCACGGGTGGATCGGGCAATGGAATAAAATGGATCGGTTTGGGTCATTGGGTTATCTGCCTTGAAAATATTATCTGTATGCTTTATACCATGACGGGTGTGACATTGTGTGACAAAAAATAAAAATCATCCCTACAGTGAACAGGATTTTTCCATGAGAATTGTGACCCGGCCCGATTTTGACGGCATTGTGTGTGCTGTTCTGCTGCGCCAAGCGCTGGATATCGACACCCCCATCTACTGGGTGGAACCCAATGACGTGCAGAAAAAAACCGCCCATATACAGCAAGGCGATATTCTTGCCAACCTGCCTTATGATTCCCGGTGTTCCATGTGGTTTGACCATCATATATCCAACCGGCCGGATCATGACTTTGAGGGAGCCTTTGCCGTGGCCCCGTCCGCTGCCGGTGTGGTCCATCAGCACTACAAGGCATCCGGGCACCTGGATGGCCGGTTCGATGATCTGGTGTATCACACGGATATCATCGACTCCGCGGATCTTACAAAAGGCCAGGTCCTGCACCCGGAAAATGATCCCCATATCCTGGTGTCCATGACCATCCAGAACCGGGACGGCAAGGACGCTTTCTACTGGGACCGCCTGGTGGAGCTGTTCCGGACCCGGTCCATGGATGCGGTCATGGCAGATCCTGACGTCAAAGCCCGGTGTGAGGAAGTCATCCGCCAGAACCGGGACTATGAAGGATATCTGACAACATATACCCGGGTGGCCGGTCCGGTCAGTGTCACTGATTTCAGGGACCTGGACCCGGTCCCGTCGGGCAACCGGTTCCTGGTGTACTGCCTGTTTCCCGAGACCCTGGCCAGCGTCAAGATCCGTTACAGGGATGCCAAAAAAACCCATGTGCTGGTGAGCATCGGCCACAATATTTTCAACCGCGGCTGCCAGGTCAATTCAGGCCATCTGCTGTCCCGGTACGGCGGCGGGGGCCATAAAGGGGCCGGCGGCTGCACCCTGGAAGCTGCCGGGGCCCAGGAAAAAATCGATGAAATGATCTCCGTCCTTAAAGCCAATGAACCGATATAGCCTATGCCAGTTTTTCTTTCACGCTGTTGACCTTGTCCGCCATGGTCTGTTCCCGGTCCGTCCGGGTGCCGGCCTTGATGGTGGTGGTGATGCGCGGGGCACCCATGGCATGAATTCTTTCATGACATTGTTTCACCGCTGCAAACACCTCGTCCCACTCGCCTTCTATGTTGGTGCCGTAAGCGTGCAGCTCACAGGACAGCCCGGCCGCTTTGATGATCTCGTGACAGGCCGCCACATATTTGGATACGGACAACCCCACACCCAGGGGCACCACACACAGATCAATGATCACGTTCATATTCACTCCTTGTCATATTGAGTTAACCCTTTGTACACGTTTGCCGCACCCGGTCATTATAGCGTTTCCCGGGTCCGGGATCAAGTAGCCGTGTATTGTGAATTGAACTTACAGGGATCGTCCTGGGGTCTCATCCGCTATAAAACAGGCCTTGTCCTGCAGGTAGTCCTCACCACAATCTGCCTCGGCTTGATCTGCCAAGTTTTATATCTTGGACACCAAATAACAAAAGAAGCTCGAACTCATTGCCAATCAAGCGGAAGTGGCCAGCCTCAGCCGCTGTTTTGCCTTTATGCCCCTGGTGGCCCTGAAAACCGGTGCCGACAGGAGATATTTTGACCTGAAATCCAAACCTTGGCTTCATGTTTCAAATGTAACAAGCTTGCTTTTCTTGAAATTCCTCCCATAGTGTAATAAATCATAAAGAAACTCTCATTTTTTTTAAAAAGAGGCGATAGCGATGATGGATTTCCCAGATAGTGAAAAAAAATGATTGTCAGAAATATCAATGATAAAGCGGTTCTTGAAACCACATATCGTGCTCATGGGGGCGCAATTGCCCAGATGATTCTTGATCGCAGGACCCTGGAAAAACTTGGATTTCTGGCAATTGCCAGACTCGAACCCGGTAAAACTATTGAGTCCCATGTGGATCCCATGGAAGAGATCTATTTTGTCGCAAGCGGAACCGGAGTCATGCAGGTGGATGATGAAAAACAGCAGGTCAATCCCGGGGATGCCATCTGGATACCTGAGGGGTCTGCCCACAGTCTTGTGAACAATGGTACTGAACCGTTAGTAATTTTTGTGGTTGCTTCGTCATGGGAATAGCATGTATTTTAACGTAACACATGAGGAAGGATGGAACATGGCTGAAGAAAAGGGAAAAAATCCAAAAGGGGCCGGCAAGAGCAGTTTTGATTTGATTGATTTGAAAAAAATCTCCGATGTTTTGCCTGTAAAGCCTGGATCAGTTGTCCTGGATCTGGCCTGCGGGAGAGGGGATTATTCTGTTTATTTTTCTGAGATCGTCGGAGAGCAAGGACTGGTCTATGCACTGGACCTGTGGGAAGAAGGGATAATGCTTCTTGAAAAAAGGATCGAAAAACAAAATATCACCAATATCATGACCCTGATATCCGACGCGGCCCGGCAGATCGAGATTGATGATTACAGCGTGGACATGTGCCTGATGGCCACGGTGCTGCATGATTTTGAAGAGGCCGGCCAGGCAGAGGCCGTGCTGAAAGCGGTCAAAACCATCCTAAAACCCAACGGATGCCTGGCTGTGCTTGAATTCAAAAAATGCGACGGCCCGCCCGGTCCGCCCAAACATATCCGGTTGTCGGAAAAAGAGGTGGATGATCTGGTCCTGGGGCACGGATTTAAAAAAGGCAGCTCTGTTGATGCAGGGGATTACACCTATCTGTTGACCTACAGGTCGTTGTGTTAAAAATTTGCATTCGTTTGCCCCAAAAACCCGCTTGCACTCAGCAAAAAATTTTCACCACGGCATATGGTATGATTGATCGCTCCGGCCTAATACAAAGCAACACACAATAACAGGGATCGTCCACAGGATTTCTGGACGGTGAAATAAGAAATCCAACCAGCATAAATCAACACCTCAAAACACAGCTTTCCCGCCGGCCGGAAACCCGGATTTGATTATGCCGGAGACACTATTAAGACACTGACATTTCAGTCGGCTGAAAAATTCCGTTTAGCATCTCTGGCTGACCTTTTACGATTCTGTGAATTTTTTTGCATCTCACACCGCAGCCGGTCGGGGTTAACAGCTTGGTTTCAATTTATTGCCAAATTGAAACTATAGGTTATCGAACAATCCTGCCTTTTTGCATGCCTTTAGAAAAGGTGCTTTCAGAAAATTTGCTTCAGCATATGGTTTTTTTCTCAATGTTTCTGAAAAGTGTTTTTAAAAAATCGTCCGGCTTTCTTCCGTCCGCCTGCCACTCATCAAGAATTGTTCCCGGGTTTCCTGTGTTTTCACCGATTCGTCTTGTACAGTGAGATCCGGTTTTCTCACTTGAGGCACATCCATTTTAATATCATTTGGTTTCAACGCCACCGTGATTGGAATCCGGCTGAGATCCAGCTCACCCTTGAAAGCTTTCTGGCTTAATGCACCATACAGGGATTCAAGGTCATTGAGACTGTTCTGATATTTCTCTTTGAGGGCTTCGACTTTTTCGACGATGGTGGCGAATTGGTTTTGGAGTTCTACTGGGGGTTTGTTTATTTGGGTGTCTTTAATGATCCCCAGATTCAAGCCACTCATTATTGCTCCTCTATTCCTGTTTATAAATTGGTTGATAATGAAGGGACTTGAATGAATCGCATAAGACATGAATATTGGATTCGCTTTTTTCTTATCGAATGTGATGGCTGCCAAATGCTTTGTATTTATGGCTAAAGGAATATTTTTGGGGATAACAGCAGATCTCCCCACAGTTCCCATAATGGTAACAATAACGTCTTCAGGAAATATTCGGTAATTTTTAAGTTTTTCATATTTCTCGTGAGTTATAAATCTAAGCGCTCCCCATGAAAAACGGTTTTGTACCGCATTGTCAATACCAAGAACAGCAACTTCACCTGTTTTTGTGAATTCACTATGCAGGAGATTAGACCCGAATGGACCTGTTCGCATCGCACCTTTATGATCCGCGGCCAAATCTTTAATTTTGACTATAGACCATTTCTCAAATTCCGGGTTGACCGGGCCAAACATCTCCAGAAAAGTGCTTTTCAACAGCTCACCCAGATCTGCGATGCTCTTTTTACGTCCGGCAATCAGGAATTCGACTTTGGACAGCAGGATGGCGATGCGGGTTTGGTCATCTAAATCTGGAGATCCATTTTGGTAGGGAACTGGTACTTCTATTTTTTTAAGAATATCTTGAGTTATTGATTTGAAAGTTGAGCCGGTGCCCAGAATAGCGACTCTATCTTCATTCATTTTGAAAAAATAATAAAGGTAATCAGCATGGATACCTGAACGGGGCCTGATAGCTGACAATCCTCTACCGATAATTGACAATCTATCGCATAAATTTACAGAGCCGACTGGTGCCCGAACAGAGATTAATATATCACCTGGTTCAGCTTCCTTCCGTTTTTTACTGTTACACCACATCCTGATTTTGGGATGTTTTTCTTGGAAATCGGCTTTTCCTTGGAAGAATGGCAAACCGTCTTTCGTGCTATTGTAGGTCTTCGAAGGTGGCGATTGACCAGCTATAACATCAGCTATCTCACCGAGTCGCATTTTCTTCATCCCACCATCCCCTTCAACGCCAGCAGCTCCCGCACAATCCCACTCTCTACCTTTGCCAGATTTTTGTCCTCCATCTCCCCCACCTCATTGGCAATCAGCCGCTCCAGAATCACGGACGGCTTCTCATAGTCAATCTCCTCAAACACCATTTC from Desulfotignum phosphitoxidans DSM 13687 includes:
- a CDS encoding 3-isopropylmalate dehydratase large subunit produces the protein MGKTIAEKIFDDHRVDQPFDGVTVLRLDRVFCHEITTPTAIQDLVARGKDRVFDPDKIKAVIDHVTPAKDAKTALQGKVLRDWARRHKITDFFDIGRNGVCHALFPEKGFVRPGFVIIMGDSHTCTHGAFGAFAAGVGTTDLEVGILKGVCAFKKPDTLKIEIFGHLQPGVFAKDVILEVIRRITVNGATNQVIEFCGPVVDAMSMESRMTLSNMAVEAGATSGICRPDAVTVEYLWPFIKDEYPDRDAALADFSRYLPDDDAVYAGQETIDVTDLVPLTTFGYKPDQVKPVSDMAGTRVDQVYIGSCTNGRIEDLWVAAQVVKGKKIAETIRAIVSPATADVFSKAMDDGLIKIFMDAGFCVTNPTCGACLGMSNGVLASGEVAAATTNRNFNGRMGKGGMVHLMSPATAAATALAGTIANSPLFAQQD
- a CDS encoding helix-turn-helix domain-containing protein; the encoded protein is MKTKLGALLRAIRNTRNFTIKDVAAKAGISSSLLSQIERNRISPSLDTLLQLLEVYGVSPDKFFKDYETQSQVEIIRKNERKIYKRKGFSYEKLCGESQTRGNHSFNAFFLELAPGQERGDAEDGHLGRELGIIISGTARLIYGDEEHRIEAGDSVSFFSQIPHLIRNTSDTLFQAYWVVTPADGEDYFGEKTT
- a CDS encoding IMPACT family protein; amino-acid sequence: MTQTDPFYSIARSTRDQIVTAQLKIKRSTFTCRLTHAGTIDAAKAFITAVSRDNKTATHNCWAYIVGDAGQTCHCSDAGEPSGTAGKPMLNVLTSHRMTQVAAVVTRQYGGVKLGIRGLIQAYSEAVEAALGSAKKVRLIQAKQVRVQVPYDCNDPLLNQIRQFNATIVNTEYREWIVHDILVEKHRVVDFIQMLTQFEPHGLKVLEKSD
- a CDS encoding MTH1187 family thiamine-binding protein → MNVIIDLCVVPLGVGLSVSKYVAACHEIIKAAGLSCELHAYGTNIEGEWDEVFAAVKQCHERIHAMGAPRITTTIKAGTRTDREQTMADKVNSVKEKLA
- a CDS encoding cupin domain-containing protein, with protein sequence MIVRNINDKAVLETTYRAHGGAIAQMILDRRTLEKLGFLAIARLEPGKTIESHVDPMEEIYFVASGTGVMQVDDEKQQVNPGDAIWIPEGSAHSLVNNGTEPLVIFVVASSWE
- a CDS encoding class I SAM-dependent methyltransferase; the encoded protein is MAEEKGKNPKGAGKSSFDLIDLKKISDVLPVKPGSVVLDLACGRGDYSVYFSEIVGEQGLVYALDLWEEGIMLLEKRIEKQNITNIMTLISDAARQIEIDDYSVDMCLMATVLHDFEEAGQAEAVLKAVKTILKPNGCLAVLEFKKCDGPPGPPKHIRLSEKEVDDLVLGHGFKKGSSVDAGDYTYLLTYRSLC
- a CDS encoding restriction endonuclease subunit S yields the protein MKKMRLGEIADVIAGQSPPSKTYNSTKDGLPFFQGKADFQEKHPKIRMWCNSKKRKEAEPGDILISVRAPVGSVNLCDRLSIIGRGLSAIRPRSGIHADYLYYFFKMNEDRVAILGTGSTFKSITQDILKKIEVPVPYQNGSPDLDDQTRIAILLSKVEFLIAGRKKSIADLGELLKSTFLEMFGPVNPEFEKWSIVKIKDLAADHKGAMRTGPFGSNLLHSEFTKTGEVAVLGIDNAVQNRFSWGALRFITHEKYEKLKNYRIFPEDVIVTIMGTVGRSAVIPKNIPLAINTKHLAAITFDKKKANPIFMSYAIHSSPFIINQFINRNRGAIMSGLNLGIIKDTQINKPPVELQNQFATIVEKVEALKEKYQNSLNDLESLYGALSQKAFKGELDLSRIPITVALKPNDIKMDVPQVRKPDLTVQDESVKTQETREQFLMSGRRTEESRTIF